CTTAACTAGCAGATTTCAGAATTTGTCTCTGCAAATTAAACCTGATAGCCTGCCCCACCGTCATCGCCCACTTACTGATAAGGAGAGTTTTGAATTGCTGCAGAAGAAGCTATTTGCCAAAGAAGATTGTCCTCCAACATTAAGGGAAGTTGTACAGCACGTAGCAAAAGACTGCAAGGGCCTACCTCTCACAATTGTCCTCGTTGCTGGAATTCTCGCTACTACTGAGCAAGATTGCTGGGAAGAAGTTGCAAGACATCTAAGGTCTAGCATTTTTGCTGACGATGAGCACTGCATGAAGACAATTGAGCACAGTTACAATTATTTACCAGATTATTTGAAACCATGCCTTATTTATTTTGGTGCATCTCAAGAAGATAAAGACATTCCTGTCAGAAAGTTGTCATGGCTTTGGATGGCTGAAGGATTCGTCCAAAAAACTGAAGGAAAGAGTTTAGAGGATGTGGCGGATAACTATTTGATGGATTTGATTGGGAGAAGTTTAGTTATGGCTACCAAACAAAGATCTTTAGGTGGGATCAAAGTTTGCCGAGTTCATGATTTGGTACATGAGTTTTGTGTGGCAAAAGCAAGAGAAGAAAGTTTTCTACAGATTTCACATGGGGATGACCTTCTTACTTTTATTGGACAGTGTAACCCCCACCGACTAGCTATTTACCCTACTACGAGTCAGGGACTCAAAAAGTCAATGCtatttttccccaatttgcgtTCTTTGCTCTTCTTTGATGATGGTTATGAGGAAGCGGAATTGGGTGAAATTTGGTTCAAACTTCTATCACCTAAACTTATTAGAGTGTTGGATTTGGGTTACAATTTGGTTTTTGGTAGATATTTTTCAGAGGAAGTAGTAGTATTCTTTGTTCACTTGAGGTACTTGAACATTAGATTGGACGGTAAAGCTGGTATCCCATCTGCAATAGCCAAGCTCTCAAGATTAGAAACATTTGTCATAGAACCCGTTGGAAGTTGCTTTTTGTTACCAAACACTATCTGGACCATTAAACCATTGAGGCATCTTGTCGTATCTGGACCCTTTGAAACTGGTTTCCAATTTCGCATCGACAATCTTGAAGGCTCACCAGATTTAGAACATTTAGACACTTTAACCCTTGCAATTAATTCCTCTCCTCAAAGCTTGCAAAAGATACTGACAAAGTTTCCGAGCATCTGCAGGCTAAAATGCGTGGATGTCCCTGACAGAGTACATGATGGGATTCTCGTGCTGGACCACTTAAGTCGATTAGAATCACTTAAGATGAGCAGTTTTAAAGATATGAGTTTGAATTCCCattgaatttgagaaagttgaCTCTCTCAAATAATCGTCAGCCATGGAGtaaaatttcagcaattggaaAGCTGCCCAACCTTGAAGTCCTTAAATTAGGTTATGACTTATCTAATTCCTTAGATCCTGCATTTCGGAgtccgtcctttgctgattttgcaTAATGGTTGCctccgtcctttgctgattttgcgCCATGGTTGTCATAATTTGTTTCATCATCTCTTCCAAAGATGAACCAGAGCTTGGGGCCGGAGGCGGTCGGGATTGGAATTGCTGCTGGTACCCCGGTGGCTTATTTGGCACAAAGTTAGACTGCCTATTCGGTGTAAAGTTGGGTTGCCTATTCCCTCCATAACTGAGGTTGGGATGATCTCTCTACCCGGGGTTGTAGGTGTTTGAGTAAGGGTCGTACTGCTTCCTTGGCGCGGGCGCGTGGTCAGCCATGTTCACCTGTTCTacagtttcttcttgaatcatTGGGCACATGTCTGCAGAATGACCCATACCAGTGCAAATTCCGCACACCCTGGCTTGTGATGCATTTCTCACAGCCTGTTGTCTAACAAACGCGGTCAACTCAGCTAGCTGCTGCTGCACAGATGGTGTCTCTATCTCGTTCACCTTGCGTATTGGGACATCCTCTCTCGTACCGAATTGTTGTGAATTCTCTGCCATCCCCTCTATCAACTCCCGTGCTTCCCGATGGATTTTGTTCACCAGTGCCCCTCCACTTGTAGCATCAATTATGCTCCTATCTCTGAATAAGAGCCCCTCATAAAAATACTGAATGAGCAACTGCTCACTTATCTGGTGCTGGGGACACTTATGCAACAATTTCTTGAACCGTTCCCAATACTCGTAGAGTGACTCCCCTGGATGTTGCTTGATCCCGCAGATTTCTTTCCTTAGGCTTGCAGCCCTGGACGCAGGGAaatatttatccaaaatttttttcttcaattggtcCCACGTGGTGATGCTACCTGGTGACAGGTAGTACAGCCAGTCCTTCGCAGAATCTTTCAAAGAGAAGAGAAAcgccctcatttttatctgctcttTTGTAATTCCCGGGAGTTTCATACTATTGCACACGACATCAAACTCTTGCAGATGCTTATACGGCTCCTCACCTGGTAAGCCATGAAAAGAAGGTAAAAGATGAATTAGACCTGATTTCAATTCAAATGAAGTGTTATCACTCAAGCTCGGGAAAGTAATGCATAAAGGCTGCTGAgttaaatcaggagcagccaactcccttaatgttcgTGCGTTAGCCATGGGGATTTCTTCTTGCTCTGAGTCACTCGAAGTGTTACCAAATGAATTTGTTGGTTCAGCTTCTGGCTCAGGTCTCTGAGATGTAGCACTGGAGTGCTCCTCTCGGAGCTGTCTGGTCTCTTTTCTTGTCCTACGCGCAGTCTTCTCTACCTCAGGGTCAAAAACCAAATTACCTGTACGAGAGGATCACGGCATACAC
The genomic region above belongs to Coffea arabica cultivar ET-39 chromosome 7c, Coffea Arabica ET-39 HiFi, whole genome shotgun sequence and contains:
- the LOC113699592 gene encoding putative late blight resistance protein homolog R1B-17, with amino-acid sequence MNIVWMLLLLARDIKLMKIEAEEIYDSIRFDGETTRLTKTTIHMPSQVTAPSFNEALVGLNDEVESIIDRLTRGSSWFDVVAIVGMPGLGKTTLANNVFGYPSIKFHFHICVWCTVSQVYSKHNLLLQILRVIDSNSSNQYHEMNEDDLAQMLYQHLKGMRYVIVLDDVWDIEGWNLLKHSLPDDCNGSRILLTSRFQNLSLQIKPDSLPHRHRPLTDKESFELLQKKLFAKEDCPPTLREVVQHVAKDCKGLPLTIVLVAGILATTEQDCWEEVARHLRSSIFADDEHCMKTIEHSYNYLPDYLKPCLIYFGASQEDKDIPVRKLSWLWMAEGFVQKTEGKSLEDVADNYLMDLIGRSLVMATKQRSLGGIKVCRVHDLVHEFCVAKAREESFLQISHGDDLLTFIGQCNPHRLAIYPTTSQGLKKSMLFFPNLRSLLFFDDGYEEAELGEIWFKLLSPKLIRVLDLGYNLVFGRYFSEEVVVFFVHLRYLNIRLDGKAGIPSAIAKLSRLETFVIEPVGSCFLLPNTIWTIKPLRHLVVSGPFETGFQFRIDNLEGSPDLEHLDTLTLAINSSPQSLQKILTKFPSICRLKCVDVPDRVHDGILVLDHLSRLESLKMSSFKDMSLNSH